A window from Cherax quadricarinatus isolate ZL_2023a chromosome 72, ASM3850222v1, whole genome shotgun sequence encodes these proteins:
- the LOC128701302 gene encoding CCA tRNA nucleotidyltransferase 1, mitochondrial: protein MKIKESQMASVLRPEVKKLANMFSDYGYELRIAGGAVRDLLLGNVPHDLDFATTATPEEMKAMFETEGVRMINSSGEKHGTVTVRLEEENFECTTLRIDVETDGRHAVVQFTKEWELDANRRDLTINAMFLGLDGTVFDYFEGSKHLQDRLVTFVGDADKRIQEDYLRILRYFRFYGRIANGPDNHKPEVLESIKANVDGLRKISGERIWVELRKIITGNYGDDLLVKMVECGIGPYIGFPENFNCDNMRTVYKKCKEAGIPIKEMHHMTLLASGFSNEEECIKLITRIKCSKREQEIMLHIIRFRDFAMQAASFKEIKDHIVDLVIGERRNKDISLLYVSEVLKYACRTDYLENIKEWDIPKFPVSGHMVLEKNIPRKKTKLAMVDMLEEWKKSDFTLNAEELLETLDATRYQ, encoded by the coding sequence ATGAAAATCAAGGAGAGTCAGATGGCTTCAGTCCTACGTCCAGAAGTCAAGAAATTAGCAAACATGTTTAGTGACTATGGATATGAATTGCGAATAGCTGGTGGAGCAGTAAGGGACTTACTCTTGGGGAATGTGCCGCATGACTTGGACTTTGCTACAACAGCAACTCCAGAAGAAATGAAGGCAATGTTTGAAACGGAAGGAGTCAGGATGATAAATTCTTCTGGAGAAAAACATGGTACTGTAACCGTACGTCTCGAGGAAGAAAACTTTGAATGCACTACTTTAAGAATTGACGTGGAAACTGATGGTAGGCATGCAGTGGTTCAGTTCACCAAAGAATGGGAGTTGGATGCTAACCGCCGTGATCTTACCATAAATGCCATGTTTCTTGGACTGGATGGTACTGTCTTTGACTATTTTGAAGGAAGTAAACATCTTCAAGATAGGTTGGTCACTTTTGTTGGTGATGCTGATAAACGTATCCAAGAAGATTATTTGCGGATTCTTCGTTATTTTCGCTTTTATGGCCGTATAGCAAATGGTCCTGATAACCATAAACCAGAAGTCTTGGAGAGTATCAAAGCTAATGTTGATGGTCTTAGAAAGATTTCTGGAGAGAGAATATGGGTGGAACTACGGAAAATAATTACAGGAAACTATGGAGATGATCTTCTAGTCAAAATGGTGGAGTGTGGTATAGGGCCTTACATTGGCTTCCCAGAAAATTTTAACTGTGACAATATGAGGACAGTGTATAAAAAATGTAAAGAAGCAGGTATACCAATAAAAGAAATGCATCACATGACTCTTTTGGCCTCTGGATTTTCAAATGAAGAAGAATGCATCAAATTGATAACAAGAATTAAGTGCTCCAAAAGAGAACAGGAGATCATGCTTCATATTATTAGATTCAGAGACTTTGCAATGCAAGCAGCTTCATTCAAGGAAATTAAAGATCACATTGTGGACCTTGTAATTGGTGAAAGAAGAAATAAAGACATTTCTTTGCTTTATGTAAGTGAGGTCTTAAAGTATGCTTGTAGAACAGATTATCTTGAAAACATTAAAGAGTGGGACATACCAAAGTTTCCAGTGAGTGGACACATGGTACTGGAGAAGAACATTCCTCGTAAGAAAACAAAATTAGCTATGGTAGATATGTTGGAGGAATGGAAAAAATCGGATTTTACATTAAATGCAGAGGAATTACTAGAGACACTAGATGCTACTCGCTATCAGTAA